The following are encoded together in the Hydractinia symbiolongicarpus strain clone_291-10 chromosome 14, HSymV2.1, whole genome shotgun sequence genome:
- the LOC130625366 gene encoding DNA-binding protein HEXBP-like, with protein sequence MSNCYKCGNEGHYARECPDATDGQKTDKECYTCGEVGHVARDCSSGGNAGNFDSRTCYTCGRSGHISRDCRKGRSGFGGGNRTKCFRCGMTGHYARDCESEEEKCYNCGKAGHVKRDCTETERSGGVGSGSGGDSCYQCGESGHYARDCPNESTGAGMGNVSCYRCGEKGHMARACPSSDSKCYKCHETGHFARDCTQEAVESDS encoded by the exons ATGTCTAACTGTTACAAATGTGGAAACGAAGGCCACTATGCCAGAGAATGTCCAGATGCAACTGACGGCCAAAAAACAG ATAAGGAATGCTATACTTGTGGAGAAGTTGGGCATGTTGCTCGTGACTGCAGCTCTGGTGGAAATGCTGGCAACTTTGATTCCCGAACATGCTACACTTGTGGCAGGAGTGGACATATATCACGTGATTGTAGAAAAGGTCGCAGTGGTTTTGGTGGTGGCAACCGAACCAAATGTTTTCGCTGTGGAATGACTGGTCACTACGCCCGCGATTGCGAATCGGAAGAAGAAAAATGCTACAATTGTGGCAAGGCTGGTCACGTTAAGAGAGATTGCACTGAGACAGAAAGAAGTGGTGGTGTTGGTAGTGGTAGTGGTGGTGATTCTTGTTACCAATGTGGCGAAAGTGGTCACTATGCAAGGGATTGCCCAAATGAATCAACAGGGGCTGGCATGGGCAATGTGTCTTGTTATCGATGTGGAGAAAAAGGCCACATGGCACGAGCATGCCCAAGCTCTgattcaaaatgctacaaatGCCACGAAACTGGTCATTTTGCAAGAGATTGCACTCAAGAGGCTGTGGAAAGTGATAGCTAA